A DNA window from Pogona vitticeps strain Pit_001003342236 chromosome 2, PviZW2.1, whole genome shotgun sequence contains the following coding sequences:
- the SGSH gene encoding N-sulfoglucosamine sulfohydrolase — protein sequence MPVPAPSRVAALLLLLLLGLCWAEKVSSRPRNVLLIVADDGGFESGVYNNTAIDTPHLDALAKRSLIFRNAFTSVSSCSPSRASILTGLPQHQNGMYGLHQDVHHFNSFDSVRSLPLLLSQAGVRTGIIGKKHVGPETVYPFDFAYTEENGSVLQVGRNITRIKLLVRKFLRSQDERPFFLYVAFHDPHRCGHSQPQYGVFCEKFGNGEMGMGWIPDWKPQHYSPDQVQVPYFVQDTPAARLDLAAQYTTIGRMDQGIGLVLEELRSAGFHNSTLVLYTSDNGIPFPSGRTNLYWSGTAEPLLISSPEHPARWGQVSSAYASLLDVTPTVLDWFSVPYPSYSLFGKRLVQLTGKSLLPALSSEPPWSTVFASQSLHEVTMHYPMRAVQRGPLRFIHNLQHRMAFPIDQDFYVSPTFQDLLNRTQAGQPTHWNKTLHTYYYRERWELYDHSIDPSESHNLAFDPRYAQPLEELQRLLLKWQWETDDPWVCVPDGVLEDKPSPQCRPLYNEF from the exons ATGCCGGTCCCCGCGCCGAGCCGGGTGGcggcgctcctcctcctcctcctcctgggactTTGTTGGGCCGAGAAGGTCTCGAGCCGTCCTCGCAATGTGCTACTCATCGTAG CTGATGATGGTGGCTTTGAGAGTGGTGTCTACAACAACACTGCCATTGACACCCCACACCTGGATGCCTTGGCCAAGCGCAGCTTGATCTTCCGGAACGCCTTCACCTCCGTCAGTAGCTGTTCTCCCAGCCGGGCAAGCATTCTGACAGGCCTGCCCCAG CACCAAAATGGGATGTATGGGTTGCACCAGGACGTACATCACTTCAACTCCTTTGATAGTGTCCGTAGCCTCCCCTTGCTGCTCAGCCAGGCAGGGGTCCGGACAG GGATCATTGGGAAGAAGCACGTTGGACCAGAGACTGTATATCCTTTTGACTTTGCCTACACGGAAGAAAATGGCTCTGTCCTGCAAGTGGGAAGGAATATCACCCGAATTAAGCTGCTTGTTCGGAAATTCCTCCGCAGTCAGGATGAAAG GCCTTTTTTCCTTTACGTTGCGTTCCATGATCCTCACCGTTGTGGCCACTCTCAACCCCAGTACGGAGTCTTCTGTGAGAAATTTGGAAATGGGGAGATGGGAATGGGCTGGATCCCAGACTGGAAGCCCCAGCACTATAGCCCAGATCAAGTACAG GTTCCATATTTTGTACAGGACACACCGGCTGCTCGTTTAGATCTCGCTGCTCAGTATACGACCATTGGGCGCATGGATCAAG GCATTGGCCTGGTTCTGGAGGAACTACGCAGCGCCGGCTTCCACAACAGTACGCTTGTGCTCTACACTTCGGACAACGGTATTCCCTTCCCCAGTGGCAGAACCAACCTGTACTGGTCAGGCACAGCTGAACCCCTCCTCATCTCCTCCCCAGAGCATCCTGCCCGCTGGGGCCAGGTCAGCAGCGCCTATGCTAGCCTGCTGG ATGTCACCCCCACCGTTCTGGACTGGTTCTCTGTCCCCTATCCCAGTTACAGCCTCTTTGGGAAGCGGCTGGTGCAACTCACTGGCAAGTCTCTGCTGCCAGCCCTGTCCTCTGAGCCGCCGTGGTCCACCGTATTTGCAAGCCAGAGCCTGCATGAGGTGACCATGCACTACCCCATGCGAGCAGTGCAGCGAGGGCCCCTGCGCTTCATTCACAACCTGCAGCACCGCATGGCCTTCCCCATTGACCAAGACTTCTATGTATCTCCCACATTCCAGGACTTGCTGAACAGAACGCAGGCAGGGCAGCCCACCCACTGGAACAAGACTCTGCACACCTATTACTACCGGGAACGTTGGGAACTGTATGATCATAGCATTGACCCCTCAGAGAGCCACAATTTGGCTTTCGATCCACGCTATGCGCAGCCTCTAGAGGAGCTCCAGAGGCTGCTGCTAAAATGGCAGTGGGAAACGGACGACCCTTGGGTCTGTGTACCTGATGGTGTCCTGGAGGATAAGCCCAGCCCTCAGTGTCGGCCGCTTTATAACGAATTCTGA